The sequence below is a genomic window from Lolium perenne isolate Kyuss_39 chromosome 7, Kyuss_2.0, whole genome shotgun sequence.
AGTTCAACAAAACAATACTCACATCAAGATGCAGCGTCTCTAGTTGGGGTGCAAAATCTAAATAGTGGGCCAACTGAACAATTCCATTATGGGAATTCGaatcatcatagaagataaatATCGTACAAGTTAGATGCTTCAAATGCATAAACATGGCCTGTGGTCTTGTTGTCAGCGTATGCAACTGAAACATGAGCAAGCCAGTCAAGATAGCACTATAGTAGTAAGGCCTAGTTTGAAGAACTACTACATGGTAAGCACACCAATCATAAGATAAATTGCCAGATTACCAGGTCATTATATCCCCATAATGAGGCAAACACATTTAGGACCTTCACTACCAAAATACTAGGAAATTCAGTGAATGCATGGACAAACTGGTAAAAACAGCACTACAATCAAACGGAAGAATGCTGCAATACTGGTGGGGGCCTCCTGACTTTCGTTGCCTGCTCAAAGGAATAAGAAATCTCAATAAGCTTCGGCTCTGATCCTTTCAACCCTCCAAAGCAGATTGCAAAAGGAACGCCATCCGACGCGTATCCGGCCGGGATGGTGATCGCTGGGTAGCCACCGATGGCAAGCAGGCTATGAGCAGATGCGCCAGGAGCGACGATTGCGTCCAGTTGATTGACTAGCATAATCTTCTCAAGGCCCTCCTCGCACAGTTTGTTCAGTTTGGCAATGGCACGCTCCTCAGTCGGACCAATGCCGTTTGTTGCTTCAGATTGCACAAGGTAACTCTGGCCAAATTCAGCCATCCTTTCCTGTAACATATATTTCAAAAGTATCTTATTTGAGTTCAAGAAAAACAACTAGGAAATGAGGTGAAATAAAGTAATTACCGCGACAGGATGCTTGTCGTTGAATTCAATTATGCCTGATAATGATTTAACAGGTGTGGTGGCCAGCTCAGACAGGTAAGAGTTGAGGGACAGCTTGAACTCGGCGAGCATTAGAGCACGTTCGCCGCTTTGTACTGCATCGTTGATGACATTCATGCTTGGTATCTCAAGATTGTCCACCAATATGGCACCCAATTGCCTTTGAGTTTTTTAACAGCATGCACAAGTTAGGAAAAGCTAATCTATATTCagacaaaaaaatcaacaaaaCCAATAAGTAGATAACATGTCATAATTCATTCCTTCTTTCATTCAATCATCCCCAGTGACTGATCATCCCTCTTCAATGTTGATACTGTCATATAGTAGTAGTTTGCATGAAAAGTGTAAATGGATGTCTAAGCGACATTCAGGATATAGGCACATGTCTTTCTCATAACCAGTGGCATTTTCAAAATTTCAAACATTGCAGTGGCATTTGTTCCATAACTTGTTACTCTTGCCATGTTCGAGGCACGTTATTTTGACAGTATAATATTCTCTGGTGCAGAATATCATTCAGAGTGTATGGAGTCTGAAATAGTGTTGTGCAATAACTAGTTCTTCTCAAAGGCTTAAGAGCAAAGTGTGTCAGACCAGCTTAGGTGCCAACATTGGGATCAATCATCTACCTCCAGACCTATGATATTGTGTCAGCTAGTATCATAACCATGCCTCGGAGAAAGCTTGAAACTGAACATCAATTATGTGATTTACTGTATCATATGACAAGATCTTACACTTATATAGATTAAAAACATCGGGAAAAAAAGCACCACTTATTAGTTGTCTGGCTTAGCATAACCGCAGTTCTACAAGAAAGTGAAGCACAATCGAAGTGACTGATACCTATGAATAAAAAATATTGACGACACACAAGAAGAGTGATGAATCACCTCATAGTGTCGAAGTGCTCCCCAAACACCTTCTCTTTGATGGATCCGGGGGGAAACAGGAAGAAATCCTTCCTCATAACCCCAATCCTCTTGCCTCTTAGACCATttatgttcaagaattgcctGTAACCGCCTTCCGGGATATACTGAGATGCCATGTGAGTTGCCTCTGCATCCCGTGGATCGTAACCAACGATTGCTTCCAACACATTTACTGCATCTGAAACAGTCCTACAGATTGGGCTGCATCAAGTAAATCGCATCACTAAGAAGTAACTAGAATCGGCGTCACCAGATCATAAAAGAAAAGTGAGCAAACATACATGGGCACATTACAACTATACTTTT
It includes:
- the LOC127311853 gene encoding probable amidase At4g34880 isoform X2; the encoded protein is MLRYLVPLLLAAAAATTATATFVLDEATIESIHRAFAGGALTSRGLVELYLRRIASLDPALHAVVELDADGALAAADRADAARLLGGASLPPLHSIPVLIKDNIAAAGALNATAGSLALVGSRPARDAGVVERLRSAGAVVLGTASLSEWCNFRAPGVPAGWSPRGGQGLNPYVPSATTCSSSSGSAIAAAANMVAVTIGTETDGSIMCPSSFNSVVGIKPTVGLTSRAGVIIISPRMDTVGPICRTVSDAVNVLEAIVGYDPRDAEATHMASQYIPEGGYRQFLNINGLRGKRIGVMRKDFFLFPPGSIKEKVFGEHFDTMRQLGAILVDNLEIPSMNVINDAVQSGERALMLAEFKLSLNSYLSELATTPVKSLSGIIEFNDKHPVASYLVQSEATNGIGPTEERAIAKLNKLCEEGLEKIMLVNQLDAIVAPGASAHSLLAIGGYPAITIPAGYASDGVPFAICFGGLKGSEPKLIEISYSFEQATKVRRPPPVLQHSSV
- the LOC127311853 gene encoding probable amidase At4g34880 isoform X1 translates to MLRYLVPLLLAAAAATTATATFVLDEATIESIHRAFAGGALTSRGLVELYLRRIASLDPALHAVVELDADGALAAADRADAARLLGGASLPPLHSIPVLIKDNIAAAGALNATAGSLALVGSRPARDAGVVERLRSAGAVVLGTASLSEWCNFRAPGVPAGWSPRGGQGLNPYVPSATTCSSSSGSAIAAAANMVAVTIGTETDGSIMCPSSFNSVVGIKPTVGLTSRAGVIIISPRMDTVGPICRTVSDAVNVLEAIVGYDPRDAEATHMASQYIPEGGYRQFLNINGLRGKRIGVMRKDFFLFPPGSIKEKVFGEHFDTMRQLGAILVDNLEIPSMNVINDAVQSGERALMLAEFKLSLNSYLSELATTPVKSLSGIIEFNDKHPVAERMAEFGQSYLVQSEATNGIGPTEERAIAKLNKLCEEGLEKIMLVNQLDAIVAPGASAHSLLAIGGYPAITIPAGYASDGVPFAICFGGLKGSEPKLIEISYSFEQATKVRRPPPVLQHSSV